Proteins from a single region of Oreochromis niloticus isolate F11D_XX linkage group LG7, O_niloticus_UMD_NMBU, whole genome shotgun sequence:
- the ctsh gene encoding pro-cathepsin H translates to MFVFHVLFAASVTSAFRLSEQDEFHFKSWMAQYNKEYNLKEYYQRLQIFTENKKRIDKHNEGNHSFTMGLNEFSDMTFSEFRKSFLMSEPQNCSATKGNYFSSNGLLPDSIDWRKKGNYVTPVKNQGGCGSCWTFSTTGCLESVTAINKGKLVPLSEQQLVDCAQDFNNHGCNGGLPSQAFEYIMYNKGLMTEQDYPYTAFEGKCVYKPGKAAAFVNSVVNITAYNELEMVDAVGTHNPVSFAFEVTSDFMSYHQGVYTSTECHNTTDKVNHAVLAVGYGQENGTPYWIVKNSWGSSWGMNGYFLIERGKNMCGLAACASFPVV, encoded by the exons ATGTTCGTTTTTCATGTGCTCTTTGCGGCCTCTGTAACGTCAGCTTTTCGCCTGTCTGAGCAAG ACGAGTTTCACTTCAAGTCATGGATGGCACAG TACAACAAAGAGTACAACTTGAAGGAGTACTACCAAAGACTGCAGATATTCACAGAGAACAAGAAGAGGATTGACAAACACAATGAAGGAAACCACTCCTTCACAA TGGGGCTGAACGAGTTTTCAGACATGACATTCAGTGAATTTCGAAAGTCCTTCCTCATGTCTGAGCCTCAG AACTGCTCTGCCACCAAAGGGAACTACTTCAGCAGCAATGGGCTGCTTCCAGACTCCATCGActggagaaagaaagggaaTTATGTGACACCAGTGAAGAATCAG GGAGGTTGTGGTAGTTGCTGGACGTTTTCCACCACTGGCTGTTTGGAGTCTGTAACTGCCATCAACAAGGGGAAGCTTGTACCGCTG TCAGAACAACAGCTGGTAGACTGCGCTCAAGATTTCAACAACCATGGATGCAATGG AGGTCTTCCCAGTCAGGCATTTGAATACATCATGTACAACAAGGGACTGATGACCGAGCAGGACTATCCATACACGGCTTTT gAGGGTAAGTGTGTGTACAAACCAGGAAAGGCCGCTGCTTTTGTGAATAGCGTGGTGAACATAACAGCA TACAATGAGCTGGAGATGGTGGATGCTGTCGGGACACACAATCCTGTCAGCTTTGCTTTTGAGGTGACCTCTGACTTTATGAGTTACCACCAGGGTGTGTACACCAG CACTGAATGCCACAACACCACCGACAAAGTGAACCATGCAGTTCTGGCTGTCGGCTATGGACAAGAGAATGGTACTCCTTACTGGATAGTAAAGAACTCATGGGGATCAAGTTGGGGCATGAACGG GTATTTCCTCATTGAACGTGGGAAGAACATGTGTGGACTTGCTGCCTGCGCATCATTCCCAGTGGTGTGA